In Chromobacterium rhizoryzae, one genomic interval encodes:
- a CDS encoding InvB/SpaK family type III secretion system chaperone — protein MSEKMDDQTHSLGRSLNSVTYSSLSFSQNIHHELSSLVRDALTELGVSDQLLHGFDSHSTIAIDLNEGLSINISLVDDRLFIWSFVPIGEELLIDNARHIMPVLTTVMEYVETGHLTLGKCNDGFELKALISPSALLENKFSEVIYGFYGALKIVSSHR, from the coding sequence ATGAGCGAAAAAATGGATGATCAAACCCACTCCTTGGGCAGGTCGTTGAATTCTGTGACCTACAGTTCATTATCATTCTCTCAAAATATTCATCATGAACTTAGTTCCTTGGTTCGCGATGCACTGACCGAGCTGGGCGTTTCAGACCAATTGTTGCATGGCTTTGACTCACACTCAACCATAGCCATTGATCTAAATGAAGGGCTGTCTATTAATATTTCGCTGGTCGACGATCGCCTCTTCATTTGGTCATTTGTCCCGATTGGTGAGGAGCTGTTGATAGACAATGCCAGGCACATCATGCCTGTTCTCACAACTGTAATGGAATATGTTGAAACGGGTCACTTGACATTGGGTAAGTGCAATGATGGTTTCGAATTAAAAGCATTGATTAGCCCGAGCGCATTGCTTGAGAATAAATTCAGTGAAGTTATTTATGGTTTTTATGGCGCGCTAAAGATTGTGTCTAGCCACCGATGA
- a CDS encoding TcdA/TcdB catalytic glycosyltransferase domain-containing protein has translation MMLNSVGVRLLQTSSSNTGVESVQASKRFAQIYDKSDFKAVSSEIHMVWLGSKPGDSQQKYLRGGLEKNPNSTVNLWVDSKPFGAYAVNKEVHEQVNTLFPDAKQYQQEKQLRGLFSQLKAGLQSEDKPLGRAAQKKEMP, from the coding sequence ATGATGCTGAATTCAGTCGGAGTTCGTCTGCTTCAAACCTCGTCCTCCAATACCGGCGTGGAATCGGTGCAGGCCAGCAAGCGTTTTGCTCAGATTTACGATAAGAGCGATTTCAAGGCAGTGTCGTCGGAAATCCATATGGTTTGGCTTGGCTCCAAGCCTGGCGACAGCCAGCAGAAATATCTGCGCGGAGGGTTGGAGAAAAACCCGAACAGCACGGTGAATTTGTGGGTGGATTCGAAACCATTCGGCGCTTACGCGGTGAATAAGGAAGTCCACGAACAAGTGAATACGCTATTCCCGGATGCCAAGCAATATCAGCAGGAAAAACAACTACGCGGCTTGTTCAGTCAATTGAAGGCCGGCTTGCAGTCCGAGGACAAACCACTGGGCCGTGCGGCGCAGAAAAAGGAAATGCCATGA